Proteins from a genomic interval of Chitinophagales bacterium:
- a CDS encoding CvpA family protein → MAINPIDISFLVVIAYGVFQGLKKGFIGTVLSIAKVAITLFVALRFSFILSRVLDRMFVGASSFTPILAFILLMVMVGSFFYLIGNTLEQFVKAARLSTINRWMGIGIWVIALIMGYSTIISMSDNSGLLAQWVKDTSYVYPYIEPFSAVASCKIGEIFPAIQKIMQSLLTVIESLVGALVGACGLR, encoded by the coding sequence ATGGCAATAAATCCCATAGATATTTCATTTTTAGTCGTTATCGCTTATGGTGTTTTTCAAGGACTGAAAAAAGGTTTTATTGGAACTGTTCTTTCTATCGCCAAAGTAGCCATCACATTATTTGTGGCCCTTCGATTCAGTTTTATTTTATCGAGGGTATTGGATAGGATGTTCGTTGGTGCTTCGTCTTTCACTCCCATTTTAGCATTTATTTTGTTGATGGTGATGGTAGGATCATTCTTTTACCTCATTGGCAATACCTTAGAACAGTTTGTAAAAGCCGCTCGACTATCGACTATCAACCGGTGGATGGGCATTGGTATATGGGTCATTGCCCTTATTATGGGGTATAGCACCATTATTTCGATGTCTGACAATAGCGGATTACTGGCACAATGGGTCAAAGACACCTCTTATGTCTATCCCTACATCGAACCTTTTTCTGCTGTTGCTTCCTGCAAAATAGGAGAGATTTTTCCTGCAATACAAAAAATAATGCAATCACTATTAACTGTTATAGAAAGCTTAGTAGGTGCATTGGTAGGCGCTTGTGGACTTCGATAG
- the secA gene encoding preprotein translocase subunit SecA, producing the protein MFGFVNKMLSVILGDKSAKDIKLINPVLQQIKAEYATLHDINNDELRGKTTVFQDRIAKHLASIDAEIGEIEKTTINNPDVTPEDKEERYKEIDKLRKKRDEELEVVLNEILPEAFAVVRETARRFTEATDEIRATATDLDRDLSVTHSNITIEGNEVVYQMKWLAAGGEVSWNMVHYDVQLVGGIVLHQGKISEMATGEGKTLVATLPAYLNGLTHQGVHIITVNDYLAKRDSEWMAPIFQFLGLTVDCIDKYRSHSDERKKAYRADITYGTNNEFGFDYLRDNMVRNPNELVQGKHHYAMVDEVDSVLIDDARTPLIISGPVEKGDEHQYDDLKPRIQRLYDAQKKLVSKYLIDAKKKIKEGNTGVEEGGGGLDLLRAFRGLPKYKPLIKFLSEPSSKVALQNTENFYLQEQSKRMPEVDSELYFVIEEKNNNVVLTEKGTEVMTEAGEESDFFVMPDIGGQMADIENAEMSKSERASAKDSLMQNFAVKSERLHSVNQLLKAYTLFEKDVEYVIMDNKVKIIDEQTGRMMDGRRYSDGLHQAIEAKENVKVEAATQTFATITLQNYFRMYHKLAGMTGTAETEAGEFWDIYKLDVVVIPTNRPIARNDDEDLVFRTQREKFNAVIEEIVSLSKQGRPILVGTASVETSELLSRMLRLRSIEHNVLNAKNHVREAEIVAQAGRAGQVTIATNMAGRGTDIKLGEGVKEAGGLAIVGTERHDARRIDRQLRGRAGRQGDPGSSQFYVSLEDNLMRLFMPERIAKIMDKMGYSEGEVIQHSMITKSIARAQKKVEENNFGIRKRLLDYDEVMNAQREGIYKKRRHALFGERLSVDLYNAFQDLSDEVLFESKGRDGDFQTFKQDVIRYFAIDVDIDKEEFERGGEEMLADKLYNQVAQAYKRKAESIMKQAKPFIDRLYHDKGKTYERVSFPFTDGSRGMTVVVNLEEAYNTDCRSLVRELEKTASLAFIDESWKTHLRQMDELKQSVQTAVYEQKDPLLIYKQEAYTLFKDMVVEMNKDLTSFLFKAMIPIQDSNQVQQAQQPRKTDMSRMKTGRDTSLDKGANAQRQAAESAGESTKPQTFRREQPKVGRNEPCPCGSGKKYKQCHGRSGIE; encoded by the coding sequence ATGTTTGGTTTTGTAAATAAAATGCTATCGGTTATTCTTGGCGACAAATCTGCTAAAGATATCAAGTTGATAAATCCTGTCCTTCAACAAATCAAGGCAGAATATGCCACGTTGCATGACATCAACAATGATGAACTGAGAGGGAAAACGACGGTTTTTCAAGATCGCATAGCGAAACACCTTGCTTCTATTGATGCAGAAATAGGAGAAATAGAAAAAACAACTATCAACAATCCTGATGTCACCCCAGAAGACAAAGAAGAGCGGTATAAAGAAATAGACAAACTTCGAAAGAAGAGAGATGAGGAATTGGAAGTGGTATTGAATGAAATATTGCCAGAAGCCTTTGCAGTAGTAAGAGAAACTGCTCGACGCTTTACGGAAGCGACTGATGAAATAAGGGCTACAGCAACGGATTTAGATAGAGATTTATCTGTTACCCACTCCAACATTACTATTGAAGGAAATGAAGTCGTTTATCAGATGAAGTGGCTGGCTGCAGGTGGAGAAGTCAGTTGGAACATGGTACATTATGATGTGCAGTTGGTTGGAGGGATTGTATTGCATCAAGGAAAAATTTCGGAGATGGCTACAGGTGAAGGTAAAACATTGGTAGCTACTTTACCCGCTTACCTCAATGGTTTGACACATCAAGGGGTGCATATTATTACGGTCAATGATTATTTGGCAAAAAGGGACTCCGAATGGATGGCACCTATTTTTCAGTTTTTGGGCTTGACAGTGGACTGTATCGACAAATACCGTTCACACTCCGATGAACGAAAAAAAGCGTATCGAGCAGATATTACCTACGGAACCAACAATGAGTTTGGCTTTGACTATTTGCGGGATAACATGGTTCGAAACCCAAATGAACTCGTGCAAGGTAAACACCATTATGCGATGGTGGATGAGGTGGACTCGGTTTTGATTGATGATGCGAGAACACCTTTGATTATTTCGGGACCTGTTGAAAAAGGAGATGAACATCAATACGATGATTTGAAGCCACGTATCCAAAGACTATACGATGCACAGAAAAAGCTGGTATCTAAATATCTGATAGATGCCAAAAAGAAAATCAAGGAAGGGAACACAGGTGTTGAAGAAGGTGGAGGAGGATTGGATTTGTTGCGGGCCTTTAGAGGATTACCCAAATATAAGCCTTTGATTAAGTTTTTGAGTGAGCCGTCAAGTAAGGTTGCCTTGCAGAATACCGAGAATTTTTATCTGCAAGAGCAATCAAAGAGAATGCCCGAAGTGGATTCCGAACTATATTTTGTGATTGAAGAAAAGAACAACAATGTAGTACTTACCGAAAAAGGTACGGAAGTGATGACAGAGGCAGGAGAGGAGTCTGACTTTTTTGTGATGCCTGATATTGGTGGTCAAATGGCAGATATTGAAAATGCTGAAATGTCGAAATCTGAAAGAGCTAGTGCAAAAGATAGCTTAATGCAGAATTTTGCCGTAAAATCAGAACGCCTTCACTCGGTGAATCAATTACTAAAAGCCTACACTCTTTTTGAAAAGGATGTGGAGTATGTGATTATGGACAACAAGGTGAAAATCATTGACGAACAGACGGGACGTATGATGGACGGTCGTCGTTATTCGGATGGATTGCACCAAGCCATTGAAGCAAAAGAAAATGTGAAAGTAGAGGCTGCAACCCAGACTTTTGCCACGATTACACTGCAAAACTATTTCAGGATGTACCACAAGTTGGCGGGCATGACAGGTACGGCTGAAACAGAGGCGGGTGAGTTTTGGGATATCTATAAGTTGGATGTAGTGGTAATTCCTACGAATAGACCTATTGCTAGGAATGATGATGAAGACTTGGTGTTTCGTACTCAGCGAGAAAAGTTCAATGCGGTTATTGAAGAAATCGTGAGTTTATCAAAACAAGGTCGCCCAATATTGGTCGGTACAGCGTCTGTAGAAACCTCGGAATTGCTGAGTCGTATGTTGCGTTTGAGGAGCATCGAACACAATGTATTGAATGCGAAAAATCATGTTAGAGAGGCAGAGATTGTTGCACAAGCAGGACGGGCAGGGCAGGTGACGATTGCGACCAATATGGCGGGGCGTGGTACGGACATCAAACTTGGAGAAGGGGTGAAAGAAGCTGGTGGTTTGGCGATTGTAGGAACAGAGCGTCACGATGCACGCCGTATTGACAGACAGCTTCGAGGTCGTGCTGGACGACAAGGAGATCCAGGTAGCTCGCAGTTCTATGTATCGTTGGAGGACAATTTGATGCGTCTATTCATGCCAGAACGGATTGCGAAAATAATGGATAAAATGGGCTATAGTGAGGGGGAGGTGATTCAACACTCTATGATTACCAAATCCATTGCTAGAGCGCAGAAAAAAGTGGAAGAAAACAACTTTGGGATTCGCAAGCGTCTATTGGATTATGATGAGGTGATGAATGCCCAAAGAGAAGGAATTTACAAAAAACGCCGACATGCGTTGTTTGGTGAAAGATTGTCGGTTGATTTATACAATGCATTCCAAGACTTATCAGACGAAGTGTTGTTTGAAAGCAAAGGACGTGATGGTGATTTTCAGACCTTCAAACAAGATGTGATTCGATATTTTGCAATAGATGTTGATATTGACAAAGAGGAGTTTGAGCGTGGTGGAGAGGAAATGTTGGCAGACAAGTTGTACAATCAGGTTGCACAGGCATATAAACGCAAAGCTGAGTCTATCATGAAACAAGCCAAACCCTTTATTGATCGTTTGTACCACGACAAGGGTAAAACGTATGAACGTGTTTCTTTTCCTTTTACAGATGGTAGTAGAGGCATGACTGTGGTGGTGAATTTGGAGGAAGCTTACAATACAGATTGCAGAAGTTTGGTCAGAGAACTGGAGAAGACAGCATCATTGGCTTTTATTGATGAATCTTGGAAAACGCACTTACGCCAGATGGATGAATTAAAGCAGTCAGTACAAACAGCTGTTTATGAGCAAAAAGACCCATTGTTGATTTACAAGCAGGAAGCCTATACACTCTTCAAAGACATGGTAGTTGAAATGAATAAAGATTTGACTTCTTTCTTGTTCAAAGCCATGATTCCTATTCAGGATTCAAATCAAGTTCAACAAGCGCAGCAACCTCGAAAAACAGATATGAGTCGCATGAAGACCGGGCGAGATACTTCTTTAGATAAAGGTGCCAATGCTCAAAGACAAGCTGCTGAAAGTGCTGGAGAAAGTACCAAACCTCAAACGTTTCGCCGTGAACAACCAAAAGTAGGACGAAATGAACCTTGTCCTTGTGGAAGCGGCAAAAAATACAAACAATGTCACGGTAGAAGTGGCATAGAATGA
- a CDS encoding GatB/YqeY domain-containing protein — protein sequence MSLEQLINNDIKTAMRAKDQGRLRALRAIKSEILLAKTAEGASDVLGEAAEIKILSKMVKQRRDSLEIYKTQGREELALKEHEEINTIEDYLPKQLSQEEIKTAIQKIIEDTGASSMRDMGKVMGIANKNLAGKADGKTISSIVKQLLN from the coding sequence ATGAGTTTAGAGCAGTTGATAAACAATGATATAAAAACGGCAATGCGTGCGAAGGATCAAGGACGCTTACGAGCTTTGAGAGCAATAAAATCGGAAATCTTATTGGCAAAAACAGCCGAAGGAGCAAGTGATGTATTGGGAGAAGCAGCAGAAATAAAAATATTGTCAAAAATGGTTAAACAGCGAAGAGATTCGTTAGAGATATACAAGACACAAGGCAGAGAAGAATTGGCCTTAAAAGAACACGAAGAAATAAACACAATTGAAGACTATCTTCCAAAACAATTAAGTCAAGAAGAAATAAAAACTGCCATACAAAAAATCATAGAAGATACAGGAGCTTCATCTATGCGTGATATGGGTAAAGTGATGGGCATTGCTAACAAAAATTTAGCTGGCAAAGCCGATGGCAAAACCATTTCGAGTATTGTAAAGCAACTGTTGAATTAA
- the frr gene encoding ribosome recycling factor, with amino-acid sequence MMTTDEVIEHVTFYMEEAISHLEKELVTVRAGKASATMFNNVFVDYYGTSTQIGQVANISNQDARTLIIQPWEKNMLQPIEKAIFAANLGVTPQNNGELIRINIPPLTEERRKDLAKQVKAMGEHAKVSIRNVRKDANNSLKKMKDDFSEDVIKRVQGEVQDLTNVHIEKVDKEVAAKEKEILTI; translated from the coding sequence ATGATGACCACCGATGAAGTAATTGAACATGTGACATTCTACATGGAAGAGGCTATTAGTCACTTAGAAAAAGAATTGGTAACTGTACGTGCAGGAAAAGCTTCTGCAACTATGTTCAACAATGTGTTTGTAGATTATTATGGTACAAGCACACAAATTGGTCAAGTGGCGAATATCAGCAATCAAGATGCTCGTACTCTGATTATTCAGCCGTGGGAAAAAAATATGCTTCAGCCTATAGAAAAGGCAATTTTTGCAGCAAACTTGGGTGTAACACCTCAAAACAATGGGGAACTTATTCGAATCAATATTCCACCATTGACCGAAGAGCGTCGTAAAGACCTTGCCAAACAAGTGAAAGCGATGGGCGAACATGCCAAAGTGAGTATCCGAAACGTGCGTAAAGATGCCAACAATTCTTTGAAAAAAATGAAGGATGATTTCTCAGAAGATGTTATCAAAAGGGTACAAGGTGAGGTACAAGATTTGACCAATGTGCATATAGAGAAAGTTGATAAGGAAGTTGCTGCTAAGGAAAAAGAGATTTTGACTATTTAG
- a CDS encoding CHAT domain-containing tetratricopeptide repeat protein has product MIERDNIFDQSQQLTEAAQYQEAIALLQHSISTFETKQDWENYIHACNEIGKNYNHLSKTEKALHYLQFSLQCADENLPRQHLQLAHAHNNIAYTYSLLGDFEKVLHHYQQALHIFQQCYVDNLHPDLAMINSNLGWFFGEKGDVPQAIIHHQQAIHIYLQTLGANHAQTAIAYNNTGYVYGLKNDYTNALIYYQQAFHIWKQTLGAAHPQLIHAYNNIGWCHRMNEKFSESIDHYTKALELCHNNLGEQHATTAQVHHNMGSCYSLQNEFDKSLEQYQQALQIQTTLYGNQHPSIAQSLMNIGMDKGKQKEFDAAFIYLQQSLEQYRQFVGENHPRIAAVCNEIGNIYRRSGQFDKAISTFHQVLQTVLSDYQNAEIEAIPKLQSYQDENALLYALNGKAASFWEKYQEIQMQSSNENSRYNNPNFNPSILQNPNSATPQPFNIPTHQHLIAAFRHFEVAVNLIQQIRQSYRADGAKLSLSKSILPVYEGAIRTAFELFEATKSMNYLQKAFAFSEQGKSMVLLGNLKNNEAIAVSKIPSELQLQIQQLEVELRYLDKKITQEQTKNAAEQDAEYFRELQQKHFNFNEKYQSLIEVLETDYVDYFQLKYAAQNIHLQDVQSQMTETRVFIEYFVGEETISIFTITQQACWGTVLTKPTHFASMMDVFLQAIEWMDEEMFIDSANQLYDLLLEPIEVHWRDKKEWVIVRDDVLHLLPFDALLLPSSTAIVDTSFADLSYLVKHCAIAYHYSANLWNYSRKRDLKKAASSNNFLGIAPVVFQGTSSPDKTAALAWTTHRGKTKVLRNIEGNEETLQNLPSTALEVKQVYELFQEQEMDAKLFLYAAASKQVFFEEVPKHKYVLIATHGFVHDQHQDLSGIYLSDSASNDSLQPTNYLLTIPEIYHLHLQADLIVLSSCSSGVGKLYKGEGMMALNRGFLYAGASNIIFTQFDIPDESSSQLVRNLFAYILDEDSYAVALQKAKCKQLALPDTSPQDWAGFAYIGLFTQMQ; this is encoded by the coding sequence ATGATAGAACGGGACAACATTTTTGACCAATCCCAACAACTCACAGAAGCTGCTCAATACCAAGAAGCTATTGCTTTACTGCAACATTCAATTTCTACCTTTGAAACAAAACAAGACTGGGAAAACTACATCCATGCCTGCAATGAAATAGGTAAAAACTACAACCACCTTTCCAAAACCGAAAAAGCCCTACACTACCTTCAATTTTCGCTGCAATGTGCTGACGAAAACCTACCACGGCAACACCTTCAATTGGCACACGCCCACAACAACATTGCTTATACATATAGTTTGCTGGGAGATTTTGAAAAAGTTTTGCACCACTATCAACAAGCTTTGCACATCTTCCAACAATGTTATGTGGATAACTTACATCCTGATTTAGCAATGATAAACAGTAACTTAGGATGGTTTTTTGGCGAAAAAGGGGATGTTCCACAAGCAATTATCCACCACCAACAAGCTATTCACATTTACTTACAAACATTGGGGGCAAACCATGCCCAAACAGCCATTGCCTACAACAATACTGGCTATGTCTATGGACTCAAAAACGACTACACCAATGCTCTAATCTACTACCAACAAGCCTTCCATATTTGGAAGCAAACCTTGGGAGCAGCACATCCGCAATTGATTCATGCCTACAACAATATTGGGTGGTGTCATCGGATGAATGAAAAATTCTCGGAATCCATTGACCATTATACCAAAGCACTCGAACTATGCCATAATAATTTGGGTGAACAACACGCTACAACAGCACAGGTTCACCACAACATGGGCAGTTGTTACAGTCTGCAAAATGAATTTGACAAAAGTCTTGAACAGTATCAACAAGCCCTTCAAATTCAAACAACACTCTACGGCAATCAACACCCCTCTATTGCCCAAAGCCTGATGAACATAGGCATGGACAAAGGCAAACAAAAAGAATTTGATGCAGCCTTTATCTATTTGCAGCAATCATTGGAACAGTACCGCCAGTTTGTGGGTGAAAACCATCCTCGAATTGCAGCGGTCTGTAATGAAATAGGAAATATATATCGAAGAAGTGGACAATTTGACAAAGCTATTTCTACTTTTCACCAAGTGCTGCAAACCGTACTGTCCGATTACCAAAATGCTGAAATAGAGGCTATTCCAAAACTTCAATCATATCAGGATGAAAATGCGCTTCTGTATGCACTCAATGGAAAAGCGGCTTCTTTTTGGGAGAAATACCAAGAAATTCAAATGCAAAGTTCAAATGAAAATAGCCGATACAATAATCCCAATTTCAACCCTTCAATCCTTCAAAACCCCAACTCTGCAACCCCTCAACCCTTCAATATCCCAACACATCAACACCTGATAGCAGCCTTTAGACATTTTGAAGTAGCAGTAAATTTGATTCAACAAATTCGGCAGAGTTATCGGGCAGATGGGGCAAAACTGAGCTTGTCAAAGAGTATTTTACCTGTTTATGAAGGAGCAATTAGAACAGCTTTTGAACTTTTTGAAGCGACAAAATCAATGAATTATCTGCAAAAAGCGTTTGCCTTTTCGGAGCAGGGCAAAAGTATGGTCTTGTTGGGAAATTTGAAAAACAATGAGGCGATTGCAGTATCTAAAATTCCGAGCGAATTGCAGCTTCAAATTCAGCAATTGGAGGTAGAATTGAGGTATTTGGATAAAAAAATCACCCAAGAACAAACGAAAAATGCGGCAGAACAAGATGCCGAATACTTCCGAGAATTGCAGCAAAAACACTTCAATTTCAACGAAAAATACCAATCACTAATTGAAGTTCTGGAAACGGATTATGTTGATTATTTTCAACTAAAATATGCGGCTCAAAACATTCACTTGCAAGATGTTCAGTCGCAAATGACGGAAACAAGGGTGTTTATCGAATATTTTGTAGGAGAAGAAACCATTTCTATTTTCACCATCACGCAGCAAGCCTGTTGGGGAACAGTCTTGACAAAACCTACGCATTTCGCCTCAATGATGGACGTTTTTTTGCAAGCCATCGAATGGATGGATGAGGAAATGTTCATAGACTCAGCCAATCAACTTTATGATTTGTTGTTAGAGCCCATTGAAGTACATTGGAGGGATAAAAAGGAGTGGGTGATTGTCCGGGACGATGTCTTGCATTTGCTTCCTTTCGATGCCCTGTTGCTGCCCTCAAGCACTGCAATTGTAGATACCTCTTTTGCCGATTTGTCTTATTTAGTGAAACATTGTGCGATTGCCTATCACTATTCTGCAAACTTATGGAACTATTCAAGAAAGCGAGATTTGAAGAAAGCAGCGTCCAGTAACAATTTTTTAGGTATTGCACCAGTAGTTTTTCAGGGTACTTCAAGCCCTGACAAAACGGCAGCATTGGCTTGGACAACGCATCGTGGAAAAACCAAAGTGCTGAGAAATATAGAAGGCAATGAGGAAACATTGCAGAATTTACCGAGTACAGCATTGGAGGTGAAGCAGGTATATGAGCTTTTTCAGGAGCAAGAAATGGATGCAAAATTGTTTTTATATGCGGCGGCATCTAAGCAGGTGTTTTTTGAAGAAGTACCAAAACACAAGTATGTATTGATTGCAACCCATGGTTTTGTGCATGACCAACACCAAGATTTATCGGGGATTTACCTATCAGATTCTGCCTCCAATGATTCATTGCAGCCTACCAATTACCTCCTAACGATTCCCGAGATTTACCACCTTCATCTTCAAGCAGATTTAATCGTATTGAGTAGTTGCAGCAGCGGTGTAGGAAAATTGTACAAAGGAGAAGGCATGATGGCATTGAATAGAGGGTTTTTGTATGCTGGGGCAAGCAACATTATTTTCACCCAATTTGACATTCCCGATGAATCAAGCAGTCAATTGGTGCGGAATTTATTTGCATACATACTTGATGAGGATTCCTACGCAGTAGCCCTGCAAAAAGCCAAATGTAAACAACTCGCTTTGCCCGATACAAGTCCACAAGATTGGGCAGGATTTGCCTACATAGGGTTGTTTACACAGATGCAATAA
- a CDS encoding tetratricopeptide repeat protein, whose amino-acid sequence MKTNFHKILTYCLLLIFSNLLFAATPQDQMAKANELAASGKPQEAIDLYQTLIAEGQESCVLYYNLGNLYYQQGNLGLAILQYERAKKISPKDADILHNLDIANQQVKFPINNIPTLFYVRWWQNIVHTFSPTTWGLLCLLTLWGTFCAFGLFTYRKEATIKKRSFYSGITLSILTILLLLFAYSRYQYRFQHHSAIVVAQETPLQTAPSNDSEIGTTLTEGVKVVVTDQLDEWVKVSLSDGREGWISLETLQMI is encoded by the coding sequence ATGAAAACAAATTTTCATAAAATACTTACCTATTGTTTGTTGCTGATTTTTAGCAATTTACTTTTTGCAGCAACGCCACAAGATCAGATGGCAAAGGCAAATGAATTGGCCGCAAGTGGGAAACCGCAGGAAGCGATTGATTTATACCAAACTCTGATTGCAGAAGGTCAAGAATCGTGTGTATTGTATTACAACTTGGGAAATCTCTATTACCAACAAGGCAATTTGGGACTTGCCATTTTGCAGTATGAACGTGCCAAGAAAATCTCCCCAAAAGATGCTGACATTCTACATAACTTAGATATCGCGAATCAGCAAGTTAAATTTCCAATTAACAATATTCCTACTTTGTTTTATGTACGTTGGTGGCAAAACATTGTGCATACCTTCTCTCCTACCACTTGGGGTTTGCTGTGTCTATTGACTCTTTGGGGAACATTTTGCGCTTTTGGTCTATTCACATACCGAAAAGAAGCCACTATCAAAAAACGCAGTTTTTATAGTGGCATCACCCTTAGTATCTTGACTATATTGTTGTTGTTGTTTGCGTACAGTCGCTACCAATACCGCTTTCAGCATCACTCTGCCATTGTTGTCGCACAAGAAACGCCACTACAAACAGCACCTTCTAATGATAGTGAAATCGGCACAACCCTTACAGAGGGTGTAAAAGTAGTGGTGACAGATCAGTTAGATGAATGGGTAAAAGTATCGTTAAGTGATGGTCGAGAAGGCTGGATCAGTTTGGAGACCCTACAAATGATTTGA
- a CDS encoding sterol desaturase family protein, which produces MDFPLFSQLMNCGKIGILVPIRLTLPDFFFQPNNTTMDAYAKVLLIAIPGFILLMIVEWLYSLWKGKSTFRSMDTIASLSSGSTNTLKSILKLSIVIISYDWLVGKVALFHIEITWVVWVLSFIAIDFASYWSHRLSHSINIFWNRHVVHHSSEEFNLACALRQTISDFVSLGFIFLFPAALLGLPAEVIAVIAPIHLFMQFWYHTTLIPKLGWLEYIIVTPSQHRVHHAINDIYLDKNLSAIFCIWDRMFGTFQEELDEVPCVYGVKRAAQTWNPIRINFQHLWILTQDAWRTEKWWDKIRLWFMPTGWRPADMLEKYPLDYTKDAYSQVKYDTDASKAFHVWSWYQYIMLTFLMVHMLLFIGDFEPVALLAYGGFLFLMIYSYTTLMDRDSTALWLEIAKALTGFGIIYYWGDWFLLDKMMAGGTTFMMVYLIASVVGVAYFVQYEIKKPSIGNLQPSKLSD; this is translated from the coding sequence ATGGATTTTCCACTTTTTTCGCAGTTGATGAATTGCGGTAAAATTGGTATCTTAGTGCCAATTAGGTTGACGCTTCCCGATTTTTTTTTTCAGCCAAACAATACAACTATGGACGCTTACGCTAAGGTTCTCTTAATTGCCATTCCTGGCTTCATACTATTGATGATTGTAGAATGGTTGTACTCTTTGTGGAAAGGAAAATCCACCTTCAGAAGCATGGATACCATTGCCAGTTTGAGTTCAGGTTCGACGAATACATTGAAGAGCATCCTCAAACTAAGCATCGTCATCATCAGCTATGACTGGCTCGTTGGTAAAGTAGCTCTGTTCCACATCGAAATAACATGGGTAGTTTGGGTATTGAGTTTCATTGCCATAGACTTTGCCAGTTATTGGAGTCACCGACTTTCGCACAGCATCAATATATTTTGGAACCGCCATGTCGTTCACCATAGCAGTGAAGAATTTAACCTCGCTTGTGCCTTGCGTCAAACGATTTCCGATTTTGTTAGTTTGGGCTTCATTTTCCTATTTCCTGCAGCCTTGTTGGGTTTACCTGCCGAAGTCATTGCAGTCATTGCACCCATTCATTTGTTCATGCAGTTTTGGTACCATACCACTTTGATACCCAAGTTAGGATGGTTGGAATACATCATCGTCACACCTTCGCAACATCGGGTACACCATGCCATCAACGACATTTACCTCGACAAAAATCTATCTGCCATTTTCTGTATTTGGGACAGAATGTTTGGTACCTTCCAAGAAGAATTGGACGAAGTACCCTGTGTGTATGGTGTAAAAAGAGCTGCCCAAACATGGAACCCAATTCGAATCAATTTTCAACACCTTTGGATACTGACTCAAGATGCTTGGCGAACCGAAAAATGGTGGGACAAAATTCGACTTTGGTTCATGCCCACAGGCTGGCGACCTGCTGATATGCTTGAAAAATATCCTTTGGACTACACCAAAGATGCTTATTCACAAGTCAAATACGACACCGATGCATCCAAAGCTTTTCATGTCTGGTCATGGTATCAATACATCATGCTTACCTTTTTGATGGTTCACATGCTGCTTTTTATTGGTGATTTTGAGCCTGTTGCCTTATTAGCGTATGGCGGTTTTCTATTTTTGATGATTTACAGCTACACCACCTTGATGGACCGAGATTCGACTGCACTTTGGTTGGAAATCGCAAAAGCACTTACAGGTTTCGGCATTATTTATTATTGGGGTGATTGGTTTTTGTTGGACAAAATGATGGCAGGTGGAACCACCTTTATGATGGTATATTTGATTGCTTCCGTTGTAGGAGTTGCTTACTTTGTCCAATACGAAATCAAAAAACCGTCCATTGGAAATTTGCAACCTTCCAAACTATCCGACTAA